A single Lolium perenne isolate Kyuss_39 chromosome 6, Kyuss_2.0, whole genome shotgun sequence DNA region contains:
- the LOC127308325 gene encoding uncharacterized protein, producing MILEHFFGFLQGKRHGAKTAMRELEISLRAKDPVTPLEDTEIYSITMEATLAFLLNFLASGSLVWFATRKAPKFLGFRPLTGPQSFSYSFACASLFGNMMYYESFVGSATHVLEGGEERMKMELAKIILNNHSTDELLVGAVQRHFIAENLLSDQHQDQRLFRWRQRNSYVDYTFKERMKEYEANSSEDDEAESSVSTII from the exons ATGATTCTGGAGCACTTCTTCGGGTTCCTACAGGGCAAG CGGCACGGGGCCAAGACGGCGATGCGGGAGCTGGAGATCTCGCTGCGGGCCAAG GACCCGGTGACCCCGCTGGAGGATACAGAGATTTACTCGATCACCATGGAAGCAACCTTGGCCTTTCTCCTCAACTTTCTCGCGTCGGGCTCCCTTGTGTGGTTTGCTACGAGAAAAG CTCCTAAGTTTCTTGGGTTTCGACCTCTGACTGGTCCACAGTCATTCAGCTACTCTTTCG CTTGTGCTTCACTTTTCGGGAACATGATGTATTATGAGTCCTTTGTTGGGTCTGCCACACATGTTTTGGAAGGGGGAGAAGAACGCATGAAGATGGAGCTAGCTAAAAT AATACTTAATAACCATAGCACTGACGAATTGCTGGTTGGAGCTGTACAAAGACACTTCATAGCTGAGAATCTGTTGAGTGACCAGCATCAAGATCAACGACTTTTCAGGTGGCGCCAGCGTAACTCATATGTGGACTACACTTTCAAGGAAAGGATGAAGGAGTATGAAGCAAACAGCtcagaggacgacgaggctgaatCAAGTGTAAGCACT ATTATTTGA